The region CCCGTGCCCACGGGGATGAACCGTAACACCTCCCCTTTGTTCGGACTTCCGAACAGTGTTCCCCGTGCCCACGGGGATGAACCGTTGCTTGCGAACCTAACCGCCGAGGACGGTGAGTGTTCCCCGTGCCCACGGGGATGAACCGCTACTCGCCCCACTGGGGTTAGAGCTACCAGAGTGTTCCCCGTGCCCACGGGGATGAACCGGTTATTTGGCGAGAGCTTGTAGCTCGTCTTCAGTGTTCCCCGTGCCCACGGGGATGAACCGCAATGCCTGTAATATATTTGTCTAGCCTGATGGTGTTCCCCGTGCCCACGGGGATGAACCGCGCTTATCGAGCAAGCTAATCACCTCGCCCTGAGTGTTCCCCGTGCCCACGGGGATGAACCGGCTGGCAGCGCAACGGCAGGCTACGCACTAAGCGTGTTCCCCGTGCCCACGGGGATGAACCGGTGTGATTCTATCCTTGGCATATCCGAGAGCGGTGTTCCCCGTGCCCACGGGGATGAACCGTTTGCTAATTCACGCTTAAGGTTTGGGCACACGTGTTCCCCGTGCCCACGGGGATGAACCGAAATCACGGTGTCACCCGTTTATTAAACGGCTCTGCCTCTATACTCATTTTACGGTGAATGAAATGTGTGGAGCAAGCCGGTAGGGGAATGATCAAGCGGGGTGGCTTGGCAGTTATTCAGCAACTTTTCTCGCAAGGATATTTCGCTACTTTTTAAAGTCGAAAAGGAGAATACCCATGAAAACTACCACTCTATTGTTAGCGGCTACTATGGCGGCATTTACTGCCGGTCCTGTGTTGGCGGCGGATGCGGAGCACGCAATGGATGTTCAACAACAGCAGTCTGCGATGAATATGTTTGGTGGCCCGGTTTACATGGGCGAGCCGGCATTGGACGTAACGGCGGCCTTGGTTAAGGCAGGTGGCGGCGCTGAAAAGTTTAGCTTTGCTACGGCGCTGGTAGCCATGTTGGGTGAGGACACTGTGAATGCTGAGGTGGTGAAACTGACCAAGCAATACGGTGAAGGCGAGGTAAACACTTTCCTGAGTGGCATGGATGCAGCCATAGGCTTTGGTCTTAAGCGCGCGACGGAGGCCGGTATTAGTTTGCCTGAACCTGCCGACCTTTCAGGAACTGAGCTTGCCAAAACACTGGTCAATGCTGGTACTGCGCCAGATAGTACCTTTTGGAGCGGTTACCTGTTTGATAAGGCGCTTTCTAACAAGCTGCATAACCAAGTGATGGCCGATATTAATGCTAAAGCGAGTTATGAAGCAGATAAAGTGACCCATAAGATCTTAAATCAGGCCATGTACGACGTGGCCCAAGCATTGGGCATGAAAGATGTAAAATTGGCTGATTTGCACTAATAAAGTAGATTGCTCGGTATTTACAAGCTAAAGGGCTGCTTGGTCATTCAACGCTAGGCAGCCTTGATGTTTCCTGATTACCCACAAAGTTCAGCTATGTTTCAGTGAATTCAGCACCAATAAATTCAATAGGTTACAGGGAGATGCCCACCTCTTCGGTAAAAATATGAGGCTCAGTTTGGTATTTTGACCTTGTAGGGGCCAATTTATTCGGCCCGGTTTGGTGTTTTGGTTTAAATCTAAACCTCAGTAACAGCCAGCAGAGCTGGCCTGCCGAATAAATTGGGCAGCTACGAAGAACAAACCGAAACAGGGTGCATTTTGGTTGAGGTTCATACGTAATCAGGAATGATTAAGTCTTTCATTCAACATTAAGCATTTAAAATTCAACATTAGTGCAGTAAGCGCTTTATACCGCTGGATTGGGCATGGCTTGGTGTAGTTCTTCTATGGCGGTGCGCAGCACTGGGCTTAGATTGATGTTTACGCTGTCGATGTTTTCTTTGAGCTGTGCAAGCGTGGTGGCGCCAATTAAGTTGCTGGCGACAAAGGGGCGGGTGTTGACGAACGCTTGTGCCAGTTGTGCAGGGCTTAAGCCGTGCTCTTGGGCCAAGTTAGCGTAAGCGGCGCTGGCGCGTTGGGCTTGGGGGTTTAAATAGCGCTTAAAGCGGCTATATAAGCTTAAACGAGCGCCGGCTGGGCGGGCGCCATCTTGGTATTTTCCGGTGAGCATGCCAAAAGCCAAGGGTGAGTAAGCCAGTAAGCCCACTTGCTCGCGTAGGCTAAATTCCGACAAGCCCACTTCAAAGCTGCGATTAAGCAGGTTGTAGGGGTTTTGAATGCTTTGAATGCGCGGCAGCTTGGCTTGCTCGGCCAGCGTTAAATATTGATGCAGGCCCCATGGGGTTTCGTTAGACACGCCAATATGGCGTATTTTTCCGCTGGCCACTATTTCTGCCAGTGCCTGCAGGGTTTCAATAATGGGCACGGCTTCTTCTTCGGGTAGCTCGGTGAGGCCCAGTTTGCCAAAGTAGTTGGCGCTGCGATCGGGCCAGTGCAGTTGATACAGGTCTATATAATCGGTTTGTAAACGGCGCAAGCTGTCGTCTACCGCTTGTATTAGATTGGCGCGATCCAGCTTAGCGTGGCCGTTTCTAAAATAAGAAGGGCGCACCGCATCGCGAGAGGGGCCAACGGCTTTGCTGGCAATAATCAGTTGCTCACGCTGGCCGCGCAGTTTTAGCCAGCGGCCAAGCATGCGCTCGGTATCGCCTTGGGTGTGCTCCCGTGGCGGAATTGGATACACTCGGATGACGGTAAAAAAGTTATATACTCAGCAGAAATATCAGTTTAACTAATTGTATTTTAAAGTGTTATATATATTTTTTTCTTTATATGACATTACATCTTAGCTGGTTTTTGTACTTTTTTTGATGATTTTCCATCAAATATGACCTTTTTTTTACATTTTATAAAGTGAGTACAAAGCAGTTAGACGCAAGTGTGGAGTACGCGGATGAGCCCAAGTCACTCTAGTGCTGCTCCAGGTCTTAGAAACCCCCTCATTTTCATAGCAGGTCACACGTAAGTGTTCACCGATACTACCTTGACGGGGACAATTCTGCCGGAATGGGGTAATCCGTCTTCTCGATACAAGCTCGGATCACGGCGCGCAACCATGTTTGAGGACAGCGGCCCAATCGTTTGGCTGTTTCTACTAAGGAAAGAATTCGCTGACGGAACTGCTCTCCCCGCTGTGACCAGACGCCATAGCTACCTTTACGCCACAATACATAACCGCGTAGCGCACGTTCGGCCTCGTTATTCGTCAGCGCCACTTGGTCGTCTTCCAGAAATCGCCACAGCATGTCGTCATCTTTGAGTAGCCAACGGCATCGACCCCGATAACGCGAGGAGCATAATAGTGTGCCGCGTGTCAGCTGGGCCCGCCAATGTTCTCGACATCGCCGCAACCGCCGTTGGTACTGTGCATGATCTAGCTCGCCATTTTCCCAACGGTGCCGAGTACGGAACACCATACTTGCCAGCAAGACTAACCGTGCGCCAATGGGATGATTAGTCCGTTCGCTGCTGTCGGCAATGGCAGCCACGTTACGGGCCACGTGAGCCCAACATATCTGTCGTTGGGCACTATCAACAAAGCAATACCCCGCATACTGGTCGGTCACCAGTACTGAGGTTTCTGGCACGTCACCCAATAACCGTTTTGCTGCATCTTTCCCACGGCCGTACGCGGTCATGAAGCAGGCTGCCACTTTGCTTAGGGCTAGCCACATCCAGCGCCGTTCTCCTCCGCGTTGGTGGCGGGTCTCATCGGCATGGATATATGAGGCAGTTTGTACCTGCTGTTTAATGGCTTGATAGGTGGGCGTCAGCATGGTGCTGACTCGGCCTTGCGCCTCGCTGATAGCCCCTCGGCTAAAGCGCAGCCCAAAGTGCTGGTGAAGTTGGCTCTGTATTTGGCTGATGCTTTGATGATACTGGCCACTTTGCAGCGCGATATAACTGAGTAGGTTAGTGCCCATCTGGGTATGGCTCACCGTTTCAGGCAAGCAGGCTTCATCGCTGTGAAGGCAACGGGTGCACGTCGCCCGAAACAGCTGATGCTCGGTCATAACATAGCTGACTTCGGGCAAGTCAAAGACTTGGTGTACTCGATGTGGCTTGGCATGAGCCAACATGTCGCCACCACAGCAGGTACAGGTTTCTGCCGGATAATACGGCGAAAGCGTTACCCGTTCATCCTGTGGATGCCGCTCTCGACGGTGCCCCTTATGGCCAGGCTGAGCGCCGCGCTGCTTGCCGGATCGTTGACGTGGGCGAGCCGGCGGTGCGCCTCCCGGTCCATTGCTGGAAGGGGGCTTTGAAGAGTTACCGCTGTTCTGCTTGAGGCGGTCTTCCAGCTCGGAAATACGTTCCAACAGCTTGAAGATGAGCTCGTTTTCCTGTTCCAGCGTCAGTGACGGCACTGTCGGTGTGGTGTTTTTTTTACTCATATTGATAAGCGTGTCTGAACCGAGAGATCGTGCAAGTAGCAAAAGCGGATCAAGAGACGATCATCCCATTATTGAGTGTCAAGGCGGTGCGGGTGAACTGTTACGGTCACACCATGTTAGTTGGCGTTGTTTCCTAAATCAGGGAACTATCCGCT is a window of Oceanisphaera sp. IT1-181 DNA encoding:
- the tnpC gene encoding IS66 family transposase, with the translated sequence MSKKNTTPTVPSLTLEQENELIFKLLERISELEDRLKQNSGNSSKPPSSNGPGGAPPARPRQRSGKQRGAQPGHKGHRRERHPQDERVTLSPYYPAETCTCCGGDMLAHAKPHRVHQVFDLPEVSYVMTEHQLFRATCTRCLHSDEACLPETVSHTQMGTNLLSYIALQSGQYHQSISQIQSQLHQHFGLRFSRGAISEAQGRVSTMLTPTYQAIKQQVQTASYIHADETRHQRGGERRWMWLALSKVAACFMTAYGRGKDAAKRLLGDVPETSVLVTDQYAGYCFVDSAQRQICWAHVARNVAAIADSSERTNHPIGARLVLLASMVFRTRHRWENGELDHAQYQRRLRRCREHWRAQLTRGTLLCSSRYRGRCRWLLKDDDMLWRFLEDDQVALTNNEAERALRGYVLWRKGSYGVWSQRGEQFRQRILSLVETAKRLGRCPQTWLRAVIRACIEKTDYPIPAELSPSR
- a CDS encoding aldo/keto reductase, yielding MYPIPPREHTQGDTERMLGRWLKLRGQREQLIIASKAVGPSRDAVRPSYFRNGHAKLDRANLIQAVDDSLRRLQTDYIDLYQLHWPDRSANYFGKLGLTELPEEEAVPIIETLQALAEIVASGKIRHIGVSNETPWGLHQYLTLAEQAKLPRIQSIQNPYNLLNRSFEVGLSEFSLREQVGLLAYSPLAFGMLTGKYQDGARPAGARLSLYSRFKRYLNPQAQRASAAYANLAQEHGLSPAQLAQAFVNTRPFVASNLIGATTLAQLKENIDSVNINLSPVLRTAIEELHQAMPNPAV